DNA from Syntrophales bacterium:
GTATTCGGAAATTGCTGCAGCCGCGGCTTCAGTCGTGATTTCTTCCCTTGTTACCGGAAAATAAAGGGTAAAGACGCTCCCCTTTCCTGCTTCACTCTGCACATTGATGTAGCCATTGTGATCCTTAACGGTTCCCCAGACAACGGCCAGACCCAAACCTGTGCCGCTTCGGCCCATAATCTTCTTCGTGTAAAAGGGTTCAAATATCCTTTTCAGATCTTTTTCCGCTATTCCCTGACCAGTATCGGATACGGAAAGAACGACATAGTCTCCTTCGCGGATCTGGTCATAGCCATGAAGCGGTTTGTCCAGATACTGGTTGGTTGTCTTTATGGCAACTATGCCGCCTTTAGGCATGGCCTCACCCGCATTGGAAAGCAGATTGTAGAGCGACTTGCCGAGATGCACGGAAGATCCGGAGATGTTAAGCAGATCCGGTTCCAGATCGGTTTCGATTGTTACCGCGGGATGGTGGGCGGACAGATTCGCAAATTCCGGCGACTGTTGACAGTCAGCGATAATCTTGTTCAGGTTAAGAATGGTTCTACCCTGGACCCCCCTTCTGGCTAAGGTCAGCAGATCGTCCACGATCGCGGCCGCCTTCATGCCCCCTTTCATCACATTTTCCAAACTATGCCGGAGGGGGCTTGCTTTATCCACGCTTTCGAGGAGCAACTCGGAATAGCCGACGATAACGCCGAGGACATTGTTGAGATCGTGGGCGACCCCGCCCGCCAAAGTTCCCAGAGACTCCATCTTCTCCGCCCGCTGGAGACGTTCAACGAGGCTTCGTTTTTCCTCTTCCGTCTTCTTGCGCTCTGTAATATCTCTCGCAATGCCCCGAAATCCTGTGGGTTGCTCCTTGTTGTCCCGGATGAGTGATATGGAAACCTCGACATCTCTGCGGGAACCGTCTTTTCTGATAACCTGCCATTCAAAGTTTTTTATCGATTTGCCTGTTCGATAGACCTGGTTGTATGCTTGATAAGCCTTTTGGGCATTTTCCGCGTCCGCATACTGTCTGTTATTCATCCCCAACAACTCTTCTCTTGCATAGCCAAGCATCCTGCGCACGGGCTCGTTGAAAAAGGTGAAGCTTCCGTGCAGATCCACCTCATTATAACCGTCCTCAATATCCTCAATAATTGTTCTATACCTTTCCTCGCTTTGCTTGGTTGCTTCTTCCTCTTGCCGCAGGGTTTCCAGCAGGCGATTGAATCCGCCAATCAGTTCGCCGATTTCGTCTTTTCTGGTGACGACCAGAGGCGTCTTTGTATCGGACAGGGTTGCCAGTGTTTTAACCGTGGCAAACATCGGCGCCAGTTGTCTCCTTAATATCCACCAAAGCAGGCCGCCTGTGAGCAGGGTGAGGAACACCGCCGCCAATTGCCCGTGGAACAGCATTTTGCGGATAGGAGAGAAGGCTTCTTCAGTGGGCAGGAGAGCCGCC
Protein-coding regions in this window:
- a CDS encoding PAS domain S-box protein, giving the protein MENLLYDQQFATVSFIAEEVNAEFSARVEALQTIAAKITPAMLSNPKALQAMLEDQPVFYSLFNNGVAVAGLDGTVIAEFPHLPKRLGANFSERDYVIGPLREGKVTFGRPVMSKLMHAPAFVIGAPIHDKQGKVIGVIGGVTDLRLPNYLDQVTEQRYGKTGGYLLLIPQERLIVTATDKSRIMKTLPAPGVNPQLDRFLQGYDGSAVFVNPYGIEVIASGKNIPVSGWRLAALLPTEEAFSPIRKMLFHGQLAAVFLTLLTGGLLWWILRRQLAPMFATVKTLATLSDTKTPLVVTRKDEIGELIGGFNRLLETLRQEEEATKQSEERYRTIIEDIEDGYNEVDLHGSFTFFNEPVRRMLGYAREELLGMNNRQYADAENAQKAYQAYNQVYRTGKSIKNFEWQVIRKDGSRRDVEVSISLIRDNKEQPTGFRGIARDITERKKTEEEKRSLVERLQRAEKMESLGTLAGGVAHDLNNVLGVIVGYSELLLESVDKASPLRHSLENVMKGGMKAAAIVDDLLTLARRGVQGRTILNLNKIIADCQQSPEFANLSAHHPAVTIETDLEPDLLNISGSSVHLGKSLYNLLSNAGEAMPKGGIVAIKTTNQYLDKPLHGYDQIREGDYVVLSVSDTGQGIAEKDLKRIFEPFYTKKIMGRSGTGLGLAVVWGTVKDHNGYINVQSEAGKGSVFTLYFPVTREEITTEAAAAAISEYMGKGETILVVDDVKEQRELASNMLRTLNYQVISAAGGEEAVDYLKGREVDLLVLDMIMDPGMDGLETYRQVIEIHPRQKAIIVSGFSESDRVKVAAGLGAAAYVRKPYIKEKLGLAVRKAMDIKQAAEKQK